One Manihot esculenta cultivar AM560-2 chromosome 18, M.esculenta_v8, whole genome shotgun sequence genomic window carries:
- the LOC110606767 gene encoding type IV inositol polyphosphate 5-phosphatase 3 isoform X2: protein MKHPETMKSPSKQQPESKSWAEICYWLSCSCLQLLWSRVIMRKWLNISAIESDYSADTYSDNGDDDSASDTQDALPRLRRQKSEIFRAQYTDTKELRICVGTWNVGGKLPPDDLDIDDWIDTDEPADIYVFGLQEIVPLNAGNIFGAEDNSPVPKWENIIRDALNRVPPTKTKVKCVSNPPSPSKFKPSDDVPGIEEEILLESDSDVGEEIHPLDEVEDSPNTGDMDLNSGVTANNSGKLGVPVEQDLQRQFSSPKKLGNPNCLQTEDSAGDVEVPAGQNNVNLTKMLSGTERFNLSWPELPLDLLSQHVLPRPFSSTAVKSFKARKSLGAYSSFKSITNEMQSGLSLLAEHDLDALMKIKRRSSYVRVVSKQMVGIFLTIWVRRRLRKYIQNLKVSTVGVGVMGYIGNKGSISVSMSIYQTLFCFMCTHLTSGEKDGDELKRNADVHEIHRRTLFHTNCGIGLPKAIHDHERIILLGDLNYRINLSYEEACELISRKEWSKLVERDQELKKGCAFDGWTEGTLNFPPTYKYEINSDKYCGEDPKAGRRVPAWCDRILSYGKGMRLLNYRRAELKLSDHRPVTATYMVEVEVFCARKLQRALRYTGA, encoded by the exons ATGAAACATCCAGAGACCATGAAGTCTCCCTCAAAGCAACAACCAGAG AGCAAAAGTTGGGCTGAAATCTGTTATTGGTTGAGTTGTTCGTGCCTACAGCTGCTTTGGTCCAGAGTGATCATGCGTAAATGGCTTAATATCTCCGCCATAGAGTCCGATTACAGCGCCGACACTTACTCCGACAACGGCGATGATGATTCTGCTTCTGATACCCAAG ATGCTCTTCCAAGATTAAGGAGACAGAAATCAGAAATTTTTAGGGCACAGTATACAGACACAAAGGAACTCAG AATATGTGTGGGTACATGGAATGTTGGAGGAAAACTACCACCCGATGATCTAGATATTGATGATTGGATTGATACAGATGAACCTGCTGACATCTATGTTTTCGG TCTTCAAGAGATTGTTCCGTTGAATGCTGGGAACATATTTGGTGCTGAAGATAACAGTCCAGTTCCAAAGTGGGAAAACATTATTCGTGATGCACTAAATAGAGTTCCACCCACAAAAACCAAAGTTAAATGCGTTAGCAATCCCCCATCTCCATCAAAGTTTAAGCCATCTGATGATGTTCCAGGTATCGAAGAAGAGATATTACTTGAAAGTGATAGTGATGTTGGTGAGGAAATACATCCTTTGGATGAAGTTGAAGATAGTCCAAACACAGGTGACATGGATTTGAATTCTGGAGTTACAGCCAATAATAGTGGTAAATTGGGTGTCCCAGTAGAACAGGATTTACAGAGGCAATTTTCTTCTCCAAAGAAATTAGGTAATCCAAATTGTTTGCAGACAGAAGATTCTGCTGGAGACGTAGAAGTACCAGCAGGTCAAAACAATGTCAACTTAACCAAAATGCTTAGTGGCACCGAAAGGTTTAATTTGAGCTGGCCAGAACTCCCACTAGATTTGTTATCTCAGCATGTTTTACCAAGGCCATTTTCCTCCACGGCAGTTAAATCTTTTAAAGCAAGGAAGTCTTTAGGAGCATATAGTTCTTTCAAGTCGATCACAAATGAAATGCAATCAGGACTATCTTTGCTTGCAGAACATGACCTTGATGCTCTGATGAAAATCAAAAGAAGATCATCATATGTAAGGGTAGTAAGTAAGCAGATGGTTGGAATTTTCCTCACAATTTGGGTTCGTAGGAGGTTGCGCAAGTATATTCAAAACTTGAAAGTGTCCACTGTTGGTGTTGGTGTCATGGGCTACATTGGTAACAAG GGATCAATATCAGTCAGTATGTCTATATATCAGACCCTTTTCTGTTTTATGTGTACTCACCTGACGTCAGGTGAAAAAGATGGAGATGAACTCAAAAGAAATGCTGATGTGCATGAAATACATAGGAGAACTCTGTTTCATACCAATTGTGGTATCGGGCTTCCAAAAGCCATCCATGATCATGA AAGAATTATTTTGCTGGGTGATTTGAACTATCGGATCAACTTGTCATATGAGGAAGCATGTGAACTAATATCCCGAAAGGAGTGGTCCAAGTTGGTGGAGAGGGATCAG GAACTAAAAAAAGGTTGTGCATTTGATGGATGGACTGAGGGTACATTAAATTTTCCACCAACATATAAGTACGAAATTAATTCAGATAAATATTGTGGAGAGGATCCTAAGGCTGGGAGGCGTGTTCCAGCATG GTGTGATCGCATCCTTTCATATGGAAAGGGAATGAGGCTACTCAATTACCGGAGAGCAGAGCTCAAACTATCTGATCATCGACCTGTGACTGCCACATATATGGTTGAGGTTGAGGTTTTCTGTGCTAGGAAGCTACAACGGGCACTTAGATACACAGGTGCATAG
- the LOC110606767 gene encoding type IV inositol polyphosphate 5-phosphatase 3 isoform X1, with product MKHPETMKSPSKQQPESKSWAEICYWLSCSCLQLLWSRVIMRKWLNISAIESDYSADTYSDNGDDDSASDTQDALPRLRRQKSEIFRAQYTDTKELRICVGTWNVGGKLPPDDLDIDDWIDTDEPADIYVFGLQEIVPLNAGNIFGAEDNSPVPKWENIIRDALNRVPPTKTKVKCVSNPPSPSKFKPSDDVPGIEEEILLESDSDVGEEIHPLDEVEDSPNTGDMDLNSGVTANNSGKLGVPVEQDLQRQFSSPKKLGNPNCLQTEDSAGDVEVPAGQNNVNLTKMLSGTERFNLSWPELPLDLLSQHVLPRPFSSTAVKSFKARKSLGAYSSFKSITNEMQSGLSLLAEHDLDALMKIKRRSSYVRVVSKQMVGIFLTIWVRRRLRKYIQNLKVSTVGVGVMGYIGNKGSISVSMSIYQTLFCFMCTHLTSGEKDGDELKRNADVHEIHRRTLFHTNCGIGLPKAIHDHERIILLGDLNYRINLSYEEACELISRKEWSKLVERDQLVQELKKGCAFDGWTEGTLNFPPTYKYEINSDKYCGEDPKAGRRVPAWCDRILSYGKGMRLLNYRRAELKLSDHRPVTATYMVEVEVFCARKLQRALRYTGA from the exons ATGAAACATCCAGAGACCATGAAGTCTCCCTCAAAGCAACAACCAGAG AGCAAAAGTTGGGCTGAAATCTGTTATTGGTTGAGTTGTTCGTGCCTACAGCTGCTTTGGTCCAGAGTGATCATGCGTAAATGGCTTAATATCTCCGCCATAGAGTCCGATTACAGCGCCGACACTTACTCCGACAACGGCGATGATGATTCTGCTTCTGATACCCAAG ATGCTCTTCCAAGATTAAGGAGACAGAAATCAGAAATTTTTAGGGCACAGTATACAGACACAAAGGAACTCAG AATATGTGTGGGTACATGGAATGTTGGAGGAAAACTACCACCCGATGATCTAGATATTGATGATTGGATTGATACAGATGAACCTGCTGACATCTATGTTTTCGG TCTTCAAGAGATTGTTCCGTTGAATGCTGGGAACATATTTGGTGCTGAAGATAACAGTCCAGTTCCAAAGTGGGAAAACATTATTCGTGATGCACTAAATAGAGTTCCACCCACAAAAACCAAAGTTAAATGCGTTAGCAATCCCCCATCTCCATCAAAGTTTAAGCCATCTGATGATGTTCCAGGTATCGAAGAAGAGATATTACTTGAAAGTGATAGTGATGTTGGTGAGGAAATACATCCTTTGGATGAAGTTGAAGATAGTCCAAACACAGGTGACATGGATTTGAATTCTGGAGTTACAGCCAATAATAGTGGTAAATTGGGTGTCCCAGTAGAACAGGATTTACAGAGGCAATTTTCTTCTCCAAAGAAATTAGGTAATCCAAATTGTTTGCAGACAGAAGATTCTGCTGGAGACGTAGAAGTACCAGCAGGTCAAAACAATGTCAACTTAACCAAAATGCTTAGTGGCACCGAAAGGTTTAATTTGAGCTGGCCAGAACTCCCACTAGATTTGTTATCTCAGCATGTTTTACCAAGGCCATTTTCCTCCACGGCAGTTAAATCTTTTAAAGCAAGGAAGTCTTTAGGAGCATATAGTTCTTTCAAGTCGATCACAAATGAAATGCAATCAGGACTATCTTTGCTTGCAGAACATGACCTTGATGCTCTGATGAAAATCAAAAGAAGATCATCATATGTAAGGGTAGTAAGTAAGCAGATGGTTGGAATTTTCCTCACAATTTGGGTTCGTAGGAGGTTGCGCAAGTATATTCAAAACTTGAAAGTGTCCACTGTTGGTGTTGGTGTCATGGGCTACATTGGTAACAAG GGATCAATATCAGTCAGTATGTCTATATATCAGACCCTTTTCTGTTTTATGTGTACTCACCTGACGTCAGGTGAAAAAGATGGAGATGAACTCAAAAGAAATGCTGATGTGCATGAAATACATAGGAGAACTCTGTTTCATACCAATTGTGGTATCGGGCTTCCAAAAGCCATCCATGATCATGA AAGAATTATTTTGCTGGGTGATTTGAACTATCGGATCAACTTGTCATATGAGGAAGCATGTGAACTAATATCCCGAAAGGAGTGGTCCAAGTTGGTGGAGAGGGATCAG CTTGTACAGGAACTAAAAAAAGGTTGTGCATTTGATGGATGGACTGAGGGTACATTAAATTTTCCACCAACATATAAGTACGAAATTAATTCAGATAAATATTGTGGAGAGGATCCTAAGGCTGGGAGGCGTGTTCCAGCATG GTGTGATCGCATCCTTTCATATGGAAAGGGAATGAGGCTACTCAATTACCGGAGAGCAGAGCTCAAACTATCTGATCATCGACCTGTGACTGCCACATATATGGTTGAGGTTGAGGTTTTCTGTGCTAGGAAGCTACAACGGGCACTTAGATACACAGGTGCATAG